A part of Melittangium boletus DSM 14713 genomic DNA contains:
- a CDS encoding HAD family hydrolase, translated as MKPPSKTIVFDLDGTLVDSLPDIIASFQYGLARLGMPVPSEAEVRTLIGHPLEAMYAHFAPEQVPTLCALYREHYPRNFTTRSRPYPGVVDFLGNLRERGYSLAIATTKRTDMARRFVEALGLTSAVDHVQGTDGFPHKPAPDVIHRALAALGTEGLWMVGDTTHDILAGKAAGLRTYAVTWGTHEEALLATVAPDELQPNLSRLLEHLPSCR; from the coding sequence ATGAAGCCCCCTTCCAAGACGATTGTCTTCGACCTCGACGGCACGCTGGTCGACTCGCTGCCGGACATCATCGCCAGCTTTCAATATGGGCTCGCACGGCTGGGAATGCCCGTGCCCTCGGAGGCGGAGGTGCGCACGCTCATCGGCCACCCCCTGGAGGCCATGTACGCCCACTTCGCGCCCGAGCAGGTCCCCACCCTGTGTGCGCTCTACCGGGAGCACTACCCGCGCAACTTCACCACCCGCTCACGCCCCTACCCCGGTGTCGTCGACTTCCTCGGGAACCTGCGCGAGCGCGGCTACTCGTTGGCCATCGCCACCACCAAGCGCACCGACATGGCCAGGCGATTCGTCGAGGCACTCGGGCTCACGTCCGCCGTGGACCATGTGCAGGGCACGGACGGATTTCCCCACAAGCCCGCCCCGGACGTCATCCACCGCGCCCTGGCGGCGCTCGGCACCGAGGGCCTGTGGATGGTGGGGGACACCACCCACGACATCCTCGCGGGAAAGGCGGCGGGCCTGAGGACCTATGCCGTCACCTGGGGCACCCACGAGGAGGCCCTGCTCGCCACCGTCGCCCCGGACGAACTCCAGCCCAATCTCTCGCGCCTGTTGGAACACCTGCCTTCATGCCGTTGA
- a CDS encoding styrene monooxygenase/indole monooxygenase family protein, with translation MRSIAIIGSGQAGLLAAHALLKAGYRVTLYSDRTPDQWLHESRPTGTATRFDLALQFEYELDLNSWVNDAPWGDGFHITVCPMLGNRMLTVTGRLRRPFVAIDLRLQSHQWMNELVARGGQVRIESVTLRRLDEISAEHDLTIVAAGRAELCNLFERDAERSVYDAPQRQLAMVCVKGPQMGFEGIPMLPVKLNLMATAGEAFWVPYFHKDAGPSWCLLFEARPGGPMDRFRGAKSAAQVLELGKQVVRELMPWDEAWIRDAEVSDPNGWLVGSFAPTVRKPVGRLPSGRCVMPLGDTAMSLDPIGGQGANNGNKMARNLVECIIAHQDQAFDAEWMTDTFERFYARHGHATYTFNNLLLEPLPTAGRDLLIAQYGSDGRFDNTSGEQRLANAFVENFNDPSLLTPLLQDPHQMRQFISRETGHSWMRALAGGGLGIAREELRQLRGQEPRHPLVHGYKKAA, from the coding sequence ATGCGAAGCATCGCGATCATCGGTTCGGGGCAGGCGGGTCTGCTGGCGGCACACGCCCTGTTGAAGGCGGGCTATCGCGTCACGCTCTATTCGGACCGGACGCCCGATCAATGGCTGCACGAGAGCCGGCCCACGGGTACCGCCACGCGCTTCGACCTGGCGCTCCAGTTCGAGTACGAGCTCGACCTGAACTCCTGGGTGAATGACGCACCGTGGGGTGACGGCTTCCACATCACCGTCTGCCCGATGCTCGGCAACCGGATGCTGACCGTCACCGGGCGCCTGCGCCGGCCGTTCGTCGCCATCGACCTGCGCCTGCAGAGCCACCAGTGGATGAACGAGCTGGTGGCACGAGGCGGCCAGGTCCGGATCGAGTCCGTCACCCTCCGGCGCCTGGATGAAATCTCCGCCGAGCACGACCTCACCATCGTGGCCGCGGGCCGGGCGGAGCTGTGCAACCTCTTCGAGCGGGACGCGGAGCGCAGCGTCTATGACGCGCCCCAGCGTCAGCTCGCCATGGTGTGCGTGAAGGGACCCCAGATGGGCTTCGAGGGCATCCCCATGCTGCCCGTGAAGCTCAACCTGATGGCCACCGCGGGCGAGGCCTTCTGGGTGCCCTACTTCCACAAGGACGCCGGCCCGAGCTGGTGTCTGCTCTTCGAGGCGCGGCCCGGCGGACCCATGGACCGCTTCCGGGGGGCCAAGAGCGCCGCCCAGGTGCTCGAGCTGGGCAAGCAGGTCGTTCGGGAGCTCATGCCCTGGGACGAGGCGTGGATCCGCGACGCCGAGGTGTCGGACCCCAACGGCTGGCTGGTGGGGAGCTTCGCGCCCACCGTGCGCAAGCCCGTGGGCCGGCTGCCCTCGGGCCGGTGCGTGATGCCACTCGGGGACACCGCCATGTCGTTGGACCCCATCGGCGGGCAAGGCGCCAACAACGGCAACAAGATGGCGCGCAACCTCGTCGAGTGCATCATCGCCCACCAGGACCAGGCCTTCGACGCGGAGTGGATGACGGACACCTTCGAGCGCTTCTACGCGCGCCACGGCCACGCCACCTACACCTTCAACAACCTGCTCCTCGAGCCCCTGCCCACGGCCGGCCGGGATCTGCTCATCGCCCAGTACGGCAGCGACGGGCGCTTCGACAACACCAGCGGGGAGCAACGGCTGGCCAATGCCTTCGTGGAGAACTTCAACGATCCCTCGCTGCTCACGCCCCTGCTCCAGGACCCGCACCAGATGCGCCAGTTCATCTCGCGGGAGACGGGCCACTCGTGGATGCGCGCCCTGGCGGGAGGCGGACTGGGAATCGCCCGCGAGGAGTTGCGGCAGTTGCGTGGCCAGGAGCCCCGACACCCCCTGGTCCACGGCTACAAGAAGGCGGCGTAG
- a CDS encoding LysM peptidoglycan-binding domain-containing protein: MALQNDYKDVLDVAKTVGAKVESREENGKLVIQGTVEHAWDRDRIWDQIKAKHTQWQNEIMVLLTVTHAEPYGVYTVKSGDTLSKLAKDIYGDAKLYPKIFEINKDQLKNPDQIKVGQVLKLPPKSIATS, from the coding sequence ATGGCACTGCAGAATGACTACAAGGACGTACTCGACGTCGCGAAGACCGTGGGCGCCAAGGTCGAGTCCCGAGAGGAGAACGGCAAGCTCGTCATCCAAGGAACGGTCGAGCATGCCTGGGATCGCGATCGCATCTGGGATCAGATCAAGGCCAAACACACCCAGTGGCAGAATGAAATCATGGTGCTGTTGACCGTGACCCACGCGGAGCCTTACGGGGTCTACACCGTGAAGTCGGGGGATACGTTGAGCAAGCTCGCCAAGGACATCTATGGCGATGCGAAGCTCTATCCGAAGATCTTCGAGATCAACAAGGATCAGCTCAAGAACCCGGACCAGATCAAGGTGGGACAGGTGCTCAAGCTGCCGCCGAAGTCGATCGCCACGTCCTGA
- a CDS encoding OmpA family protein, whose amino-acid sequence MKTKALCIALSLLAVPAVSFAQGPLEQLKKTAGDAGKGALEKRINTKLTDEARKNQCSFKSGTDTLEPGCDKKLKNLAKALIEAKKQLDAGGVKSYKFEVSGHTDSSGDAAKNKALSAKRAEVIVKELVSRGVPRGEIIAVGRGSEQMLVKPDDTAAKKAKNRRYEIQVRL is encoded by the coding sequence ATGAAGACGAAGGCGCTGTGCATCGCCCTGTCGCTGTTGGCGGTTCCCGCGGTCTCGTTCGCGCAGGGCCCATTGGAGCAGCTCAAGAAGACGGCGGGAGACGCGGGCAAGGGGGCCCTCGAGAAGCGCATCAACACGAAGCTGACGGACGAGGCCCGCAAGAACCAGTGCAGCTTCAAGTCCGGCACCGACACGCTCGAGCCCGGCTGCGACAAGAAGTTGAAGAACCTCGCCAAGGCCTTGATCGAGGCCAAGAAGCAACTCGATGCGGGTGGGGTGAAGAGTTACAAGTTCGAGGTCTCCGGACACACCGACTCGAGCGGCGACGCGGCCAAGAACAAGGCGCTGAGCGCGAAGCGCGCCGAGGTCATCGTCAAGGAGCTGGTCTCCCGGGGCGTTCCGCGGGGGGAAATCATCGCCGTGGGGCGGGGCTCGGAGCAGATGTTGGTGAAGCCGGACGACACGGCGGCCAAGAAGGCGAAGAACCGCCGCTACGAAATCCAGGTCCGGCTCTGA
- a CDS encoding DUF2652 domain-containing protein, giving the protein MAIEKALLLIADIGGYTRFMKQHRFSLAHAQDTIAQLLEVVIDAATGFKLAKIEGDAAFFYVVGEDVTVFHRQISGIRRAFLARRQRLALDRMCKCDGCLQVTGLTLKFVVHAGEVAFQKVKHLTELAGVDVILVHRMLKNDVPVSEYVLMTQAVHEKLDPELRRLSRGIEHDFEGLGRTATHYVDLNELVAASPESVAPSLPRKLWNKVALELRSLPYLLGFKEPCQNFRNVEIVEGPNLLSE; this is encoded by the coding sequence ATGGCGATCGAGAAGGCGCTGCTGCTCATCGCGGACATCGGCGGCTACACCCGCTTCATGAAGCAACACCGCTTCAGCCTCGCGCATGCACAGGACACGATCGCCCAGCTGCTCGAGGTGGTGATCGACGCCGCCACGGGGTTCAAGCTCGCGAAGATCGAAGGGGATGCCGCGTTCTTCTACGTCGTGGGCGAAGACGTCACGGTCTTCCACCGGCAGATCTCGGGGATTCGCCGGGCATTCCTCGCCAGGCGCCAGCGGCTCGCGCTCGACCGGATGTGCAAGTGCGATGGGTGCCTGCAGGTCACGGGGCTGACGCTCAAGTTCGTGGTCCACGCGGGGGAGGTCGCTTTCCAGAAGGTGAAGCACCTCACCGAGCTGGCGGGGGTGGATGTCATCCTCGTGCACCGGATGCTGAAGAACGACGTGCCCGTGTCCGAGTATGTCCTGATGACCCAGGCGGTGCACGAGAAGCTCGACCCGGAGCTGCGCCGTCTCAGCCGTGGCATCGAGCACGACTTCGAGGGGCTGGGCCGTACGGCCACGCACTACGTCGACCTGAACGAGCTGGTCGCGGCTTCACCGGAGTCCGTCGCGCCAAGTCTGCCGCGAAAGCTATGGAACAAGGTGGCGCTGGAGCTGCGTTCACTGCCGTATCTGCTCGGCTTCAAGGAGCCCTGTCAGAACTTCCGCAATGTCGAGATCGTCGAGGGTCCGAACCTCTTGAGCGAATGA
- a CDS encoding DUF427 domain-containing protein, with amino-acid sequence MARAMWNGQVLAESDTYEEVEGNVYFPREAVKRAALQDSGTHTTCPWKGVASYYDVVVDGQVNKDAAWYYPEPKDAARGIRDHVAFWKGVQVER; translated from the coding sequence ATGGCCAGGGCGATGTGGAACGGACAGGTGCTCGCCGAGAGTGACACGTACGAGGAGGTGGAGGGGAATGTGTATTTCCCCAGGGAGGCGGTGAAGCGAGCGGCGCTCCAGGACAGCGGCACACACACCACCTGCCCGTGGAAGGGAGTGGCGAGCTACTACGACGTGGTGGTGGATGGACAGGTGAACAAGGACGCGGCCTGGTACTACCCGGAGCCGAAGGACGCGGCCCGCGGCATCCGGGATCATGTGGCCTTCTGGAAGGGCGTCCAGGTGGAGCGCTAG
- a CDS encoding SDR family oxidoreductase — protein MRGRMCLVTGASQGIGKETAVGLARQGATVVLLCRDRARGEAAVQDVQARGNGGEVSLLLADLSSMREVRRVAQEFRERYSRLDVLVNNVGGIYMERRLSAEGNEMTLATNHLSAFLLTGLLLELVVASPQGRIVNVSSSLHRLARLDLQDLQNERRYGGLKAYCRSKLCNALFTHELARRLKETRATANFLHPGAVASGFGRNNAGFFGWLVRAVAPFHLTPEQGARTLIHLASAPEVARVSGGYFEDCKQRRPSSSSSDDALARQLWEHSARLTGLT, from the coding sequence ATGCGGGGACGGATGTGTCTGGTGACTGGCGCCAGCCAGGGAATCGGCAAGGAGACCGCGGTGGGGCTGGCTCGGCAGGGGGCCACCGTGGTGCTGTTGTGCCGGGACCGCGCGCGGGGAGAGGCGGCGGTCCAAGACGTTCAAGCTCGCGGCAACGGGGGAGAGGTCTCCCTGCTGCTGGCGGACCTCTCCTCCATGCGGGAGGTGCGTCGCGTGGCTCAGGAGTTCCGCGAGCGCTACTCACGGCTGGATGTGCTCGTCAACAACGTGGGCGGCATCTACATGGAGCGGCGATTGTCCGCGGAGGGGAACGAGATGACCCTTGCCACGAACCATCTCTCCGCTTTCCTGCTGACCGGATTGCTCCTGGAACTGGTGGTGGCCAGTCCGCAGGGACGCATCGTCAACGTCTCCTCGTCGCTGCACCGGCTGGCGCGGTTGGATCTCCAGGATCTTCAGAACGAGAGGCGTTACGGCGGGCTCAAGGCGTACTGCCGCTCCAAGCTTTGCAACGCCCTGTTCACCCATGAGCTGGCCCGCCGGCTGAAGGAAACCCGGGCCACGGCCAACTTCCTGCATCCGGGGGCGGTGGCCTCCGGATTCGGACGGAACAACGCGGGATTCTTCGGCTGGCTGGTACGTGCGGTGGCGCCCTTCCATCTCACCCCAGAGCAAGGGGCGCGGACCCTCATCCATCTGGCCTCCGCTCCTGAAGTGGCTCGAGTGAGCGGTGGCTACTTCGAGGACTGCAAGCAGCGCCGTCCCTCGAGCTCCTCTTCCGATGACGCCCTGGCGCGACAGCTCTGGGAGCACTCGGCGCGGCTCACGGGCCTGACCTAG
- a CDS encoding cytochrome P450: MFDRMTDPPPASPPMSASPPKANGVPLLGVLPYLASQPLAYLHQARERHGDLFYAKVGPMQLLVANHPRHAEHVLSRRNTVYAKGGPLWEVLRPYLGNGLLMSEGDYWLRQRRLMQPLFTQQRLVALSDLMLEAIDAGLEHWREPAERALPFDVDRAFSKLTMMISARVIFGRGMSAQEAQVLGSHVTHVIDSMVGNMLTKSIPSWVPLPGRRRYQQALKDVDEGLLRLIQRSGASDETADNDGLLASFIRARTSQVAEPLTAKELRDETMTLFLGGHQTTAYALTWSIYFLTLYPQVEQRMRAEVEALGGRRPTFSDLAALPYMRMVIQESMRARPPVWWIPRKALEDDEIDGHHIPAGTVVAPIMFTIHHHPEIWESPMEFDPERFTPERSANRHRFAWVPFGSGPRKCIGEHFSMMESQLALARIVQKFRFKGVPGRQVTPTLLTTLGTKDGVFVQLIPNE; encoded by the coding sequence ATGTTCGATCGGATGACGGACCCGCCACCTGCTTCTCCCCCGATGAGCGCGTCGCCGCCCAAGGCCAATGGCGTGCCGTTGTTGGGGGTGCTCCCGTATCTGGCCAGCCAACCGCTGGCCTATTTGCATCAAGCGCGGGAGCGCCATGGCGATCTCTTCTACGCCAAGGTGGGACCGATGCAGTTGTTGGTGGCCAACCACCCCCGCCATGCCGAGCATGTCCTCAGCCGCCGCAATACCGTGTACGCCAAGGGCGGACCGCTCTGGGAGGTCCTTCGGCCCTACCTGGGCAACGGATTGCTGATGAGTGAAGGTGATTATTGGTTGCGTCAGCGCCGGCTGATGCAACCGCTCTTCACCCAGCAGCGATTGGTTGCCCTGAGCGATCTCATGCTGGAGGCCATTGACGCGGGGTTGGAGCACTGGCGGGAGCCCGCCGAACGGGCACTTCCCTTCGATGTCGACCGGGCTTTCTCCAAACTGACGATGATGATCAGCGCCCGGGTCATCTTCGGCAGGGGGATGAGCGCGCAAGAGGCGCAGGTGCTGGGCTCGCATGTCACCCATGTCATCGATTCCATGGTGGGAAACATGCTCACCAAGAGCATCCCCTCCTGGGTGCCCCTGCCCGGGCGCCGCCGCTATCAGCAGGCGCTCAAGGATGTGGATGAGGGACTCCTGCGCCTCATCCAGCGCAGTGGCGCCAGTGACGAAACCGCGGATAACGACGGGTTGCTGGCGTCCTTCATCCGTGCGCGCACCAGCCAGGTCGCCGAGCCGTTGACGGCCAAGGAACTGCGCGACGAGACGATGACCCTTTTCCTGGGGGGTCACCAGACGACGGCCTATGCGCTCACGTGGTCCATCTACTTCCTCACGCTCTACCCTCAAGTCGAGCAGCGGATGCGCGCGGAGGTCGAGGCCTTGGGCGGGCGGCGTCCCACCTTCTCGGACCTGGCGGCGCTGCCATACATGCGCATGGTCATCCAGGAGTCCATGCGCGCGCGTCCGCCCGTGTGGTGGATCCCCCGCAAGGCCTTGGAGGATGACGAGATCGATGGCCACCACATCCCCGCGGGCACGGTGGTGGCCCCCATCATGTTCACCATCCACCACCACCCGGAGATCTGGGAGTCGCCGATGGAGTTCGATCCCGAGCGCTTCACGCCCGAGCGCTCGGCCAATCGTCATCGCTTCGCCTGGGTTCCCTTCGGGAGTGGTCCTCGCAAGTGCATCGGAGAGCACTTCTCGATGATGGAGTCGCAGCTCGCGCTGGCGCGTATCGTCCAGAAGTTCCGTTTCAAGGGCGTTCCTGGACGTCAGGTGACCCCGACCCTGCTCACCACCTTGGGAACCAAGGATGGTGTTTTCGTCCAGCTGATTCCCAATGAGTGA
- a CDS encoding cytochrome P450 encodes MSEQVSQVPVEHFNPQPREVWSNPYPWYQRYRSLDPVHWTLAAERGDAGVWYVFRYEDALAIRAHPCLSRKYRHDRLAEQEIPPAMKPYSDKLRHWMVEMDAPHHTRLRSLTTKHFTSRTVERLRPKLEGLSNYLIDRVLAAGRMDVVGQFAYPMALLTITEMLGMPREDAALFKSWSLTFTAIENRRPTLDLYQRASDAVLEFDAYLKKAIAERRKAPGDDVLSTLVMARNDEQLTDDEVIGTCMLMLFAGHETTVNILGNSVLTLLRNPEQLQLLRAHPELMESAVEDLLRYESPVQSVSNGHASEDFELGGKTIRKGQKVITVFGSANRDPEVFPDPDRLDITRQANRHMAFGMGAHNCLGAPLARLEMRVALETLLRRLPNLRLLSETANWKEGLMLRGLDSLPVAF; translated from the coding sequence ATGTCCGAGCAGGTGAGCCAAGTCCCGGTGGAACATTTCAACCCGCAGCCGCGGGAGGTCTGGTCCAATCCCTACCCCTGGTATCAGCGCTACCGGTCCCTGGACCCCGTCCACTGGACCCTGGCGGCCGAGCGGGGGGATGCTGGCGTGTGGTACGTGTTCCGCTACGAGGACGCACTGGCCATCCGCGCCCATCCCTGTCTCAGTCGGAAGTATCGGCATGACCGGCTCGCCGAGCAGGAGATCCCGCCGGCCATGAAGCCCTACTCCGACAAGCTCCGCCACTGGATGGTGGAGATGGATGCCCCCCATCACACCCGGCTGCGCTCGCTGACCACCAAGCACTTCACCTCGCGCACGGTGGAGCGGCTGCGCCCCAAGCTGGAGGGGCTGTCCAACTACCTCATCGACCGGGTCCTGGCCGCCGGCCGCATGGATGTGGTGGGGCAGTTCGCCTATCCGATGGCGCTGCTCACCATCACCGAGATGTTGGGGATGCCTCGCGAGGATGCCGCGCTGTTCAAGTCGTGGTCCCTCACCTTCACGGCGATCGAGAACCGGCGGCCCACGCTGGACCTCTACCAGCGCGCGAGCGACGCCGTGCTCGAGTTCGACGCCTACCTGAAGAAGGCCATCGCCGAGCGCCGCAAGGCTCCTGGCGATGACGTCCTCAGCACCCTGGTCATGGCCAGGAACGACGAGCAACTGACCGACGACGAGGTGATCGGCACCTGCATGCTGATGCTCTTCGCCGGGCACGAGACCACCGTCAACATCCTCGGCAACAGCGTCCTGACGCTGCTGCGCAATCCCGAGCAATTGCAGTTGCTGCGCGCCCACCCGGAGTTGATGGAGTCCGCCGTGGAGGACCTTCTGCGCTACGAGAGCCCCGTGCAGAGCGTCAGCAATGGCCATGCCAGCGAGGACTTCGAGTTGGGGGGCAAGACGATTCGCAAGGGCCAGAAGGTCATCACGGTGTTTGGCTCGGCCAACCGCGATCCGGAGGTCTTCCCGGACCCGGACCGATTGGACATCACCCGTCAGGCCAACCGGCACATGGCCTTTGGCATGGGCGCGCACAACTGTCTGGGAGCGCCGCTGGCGCGGCTGGAGATGCGGGTCGCGCTGGAGACGCTGCTGCGCCGGCTGCCCAACCTGAGGTTGCTGAGCGAGACAGCGAACTGGAAGGAGGGGCTCATGTTGCGCGGCCTCGACTCGCTGCCTGTCGCTTTCTGA
- a CDS encoding cytochrome P450, whose protein sequence is MDSSSPSHGASAPRARLPPLASGLPLVGSTPQVLANPIRFLMRARERYGDIYTLDLGVQRMVVLNHPRQHEHVFLTKSKNYLKQGALWDAMRTLLGNGLAVSQGEVWKRQRRMVHPQFHRQRLARITSLMVAAIEDQFERWDEQTRAGQSLDAVPMFAELTMKLLAKSVFGTAVSHESVETLRPEMLYVIKYMVPSMLTQSLPSWVPRPGERRYQQALERIDRLLFSVIEQRRGEPGGSDDLLSMLLEALDEETGLPMQARQLRDETLTLFLAGYETTSVALAWAVHYILEDAAVWRRLREEVEQVLGDREPTFGDMGELKYTRMVIQESLRICPPIWWNPRLAMEDDEIDGYAIPKGSVIAPLTYVVHHHPDVWKDPERFDPLRFASEEGETRHRCAWGPFGIGPRKCVGVEFAMMEAQLVLAMFVRRYDVSRMAGPPVEKAMLGTLRPKAGIPIGLHRRRS, encoded by the coding sequence ATGGACTCCTCCTCCCCCTCCCATGGCGCCTCGGCGCCCCGCGCAAGGCTTCCTCCCCTGGCCAGTGGCTTGCCCCTCGTCGGCTCGACGCCGCAGGTGCTCGCCAACCCCATCCGCTTCTTGATGCGGGCCCGAGAGCGCTACGGTGACATCTACACCTTGGATCTTGGCGTCCAGCGCATGGTGGTGCTCAACCACCCGCGCCAGCACGAGCACGTCTTCCTGACCAAGAGCAAGAACTACCTCAAGCAGGGCGCGCTCTGGGATGCCATGCGCACGCTGCTGGGCAATGGGCTGGCGGTCAGCCAGGGCGAGGTGTGGAAGCGCCAGCGGCGGATGGTTCATCCCCAGTTCCACCGCCAGCGGTTGGCGCGAATCACGTCGTTGATGGTGGCGGCCATCGAGGATCAGTTCGAGCGGTGGGACGAGCAGACCCGAGCCGGTCAATCCCTCGACGCGGTCCCCATGTTCGCCGAGCTCACCATGAAGCTGCTGGCGAAGTCCGTCTTCGGCACGGCGGTGAGCCATGAGAGCGTGGAGACGCTGCGCCCGGAGATGCTGTACGTCATCAAATACATGGTTCCGTCCATGCTCACCCAGTCCCTGCCGTCGTGGGTGCCTCGGCCGGGAGAGCGCCGCTACCAGCAGGCGTTGGAGCGGATCGACCGCCTCCTCTTCTCCGTGATCGAGCAGCGCCGGGGTGAGCCAGGAGGCAGTGACGATCTTCTGTCCATGCTGCTGGAGGCGCTGGATGAAGAGACGGGGCTGCCCATGCAGGCGCGGCAGCTGCGCGACGAGACGCTCACCCTGTTCCTCGCGGGCTACGAGACGACCTCGGTGGCGCTCGCCTGGGCGGTGCACTACATCCTCGAGGACGCCGCGGTCTGGCGGCGGCTCCGCGAGGAGGTGGAGCAGGTGCTTGGGGATCGCGAGCCCACCTTCGGAGACATGGGCGAGCTCAAGTACACCCGCATGGTGATCCAGGAATCACTGCGGATCTGTCCTCCCATCTGGTGGAACCCTCGCCTGGCCATGGAGGATGACGAGATCGACGGGTATGCCATCCCCAAGGGCTCGGTGATCGCGCCGTTGACGTATGTCGTCCACCACCACCCCGACGTCTGGAAGGACCCCGAGCGTTTCGATCCCCTGCGCTTCGCCAGCGAGGAGGGGGAAACCCGGCACCGGTGCGCCTGGGGCCCCTTCGGCATCGGGCCGCGCAAGTGCGTGGGGGTGGAGTTCGCCATGATGGAGGCCCAATTGGTGCTGGCCATGTTCGTGCGCCGCTATGACGTCAGTCGGATGGCGGGGCCTCCGGTGGAGAAGGCGATGTTGGGCACGCTCAGGCCCAAGGCGGGGATTCCCATCGGATTGCACCGGCGTCGGAGTTGA
- a CDS encoding 50S ribosomal protein L11 methyltransferase: MTGQQSLMAFHRHLLDDTVRTETFIRAIEAVVKPGDVVVDLGTGSGILAMACCRAGARRVYAIEANEIIRATKRVVEANGMGDTVVFIHKESSRVTLPEPVDLIVSECLGLMGPGDMMMSVVELARRSLREGGRILPERVELFIAPVESSLHSDYVNSWNRGRPYGFDMSIYQEIASNNVYVAWFDPESFLAPQQRIASLRLLDDDVSKVEKQVGFRVERSGQLHGFCGWFEVELGGGVRLNSSPSDPATIWKQVFLPLEQPVHVEAGTEVRLDFGLVTTGVIPNMPGYFRWETALIPPGAAAPSHVFKQSSLKSIPRAR; encoded by the coding sequence ATGACCGGGCAACAATCGTTGATGGCCTTTCACCGGCACCTCCTGGACGACACGGTGCGGACGGAGACGTTCATTCGCGCCATCGAGGCGGTGGTGAAGCCGGGAGACGTGGTCGTCGACCTGGGCACGGGCAGTGGCATCCTGGCGATGGCCTGCTGCCGGGCGGGAGCCCGCCGCGTCTACGCCATCGAGGCCAACGAGATCATCCGCGCGACCAAAAGGGTGGTCGAGGCCAATGGCATGGGTGACACCGTGGTGTTCATCCACAAGGAGTCCAGCCGGGTCACCCTGCCAGAGCCCGTGGATCTGATCGTCTCCGAGTGCCTGGGCTTGATGGGACCCGGGGACATGATGATGTCGGTGGTGGAACTGGCCCGGCGCTCGTTGCGCGAGGGAGGCCGGATACTGCCCGAGCGGGTGGAGTTGTTCATCGCTCCCGTGGAGTCCTCGCTCCACTCGGACTACGTGAACAGCTGGAACCGCGGGCGTCCGTACGGCTTCGACATGTCGATCTACCAGGAGATCGCCAGCAACAATGTGTACGTGGCGTGGTTCGACCCCGAGAGCTTCCTGGCGCCCCAGCAGCGGATCGCGAGCCTGCGGCTGCTGGATGACGACGTGAGCAAGGTGGAGAAGCAGGTGGGCTTTCGGGTGGAGCGCTCCGGCCAACTGCATGGTTTCTGCGGATGGTTCGAGGTGGAACTGGGTGGCGGGGTGCGGCTGAACTCCTCGCCCAGCGACCCCGCCACGATCTGGAAGCAGGTCTTCCTCCCGCTCGAGCAGCCGGTCCATGTCGAGGCGGGCACGGAGGTGCGGCTCGACTTCGGCTTGGTCACCACGGGGGTGATTCCCAACATGCCGGGCTACTTCCGTTGGGAGACGGCGCTCATCCCCCCGGGCGCGGCCGCTCCCTCCCATGTCTTCAAGCAGTCGAGCCTCAAGAGCATTCCCAGGGCCCGTTGA